A region from the Chionomys nivalis chromosome 22, mChiNiv1.1, whole genome shotgun sequence genome encodes:
- the LOC130864296 gene encoding taste receptor type 2 member 134-like translates to MTFSPTVIFVVIFCVQSLAAMLQNGFMVVVLGREWVRSQALPAGDMIVAWLAAFRVCLHGLAILNNFLNFMFSSKNYYFGTLWDFTNTTTCWLTTWLAVFYCVKISAFSHPIFFWMKWRISRSVPRLLLGSLILGGLSAISTITRRTIAFQMTVRENCTFNYRVRMFYQYYYRYHAMLMSGTPFFLFLLSIILLMLSLYWHLKQMRHHRSRPHDHSTQAHTTALKSLAFFLIFYTSYVLLLSISTTQVITIYSSWRWAWEVITYTGISLHSTILMLSSPKMRRALKMKFSSLCVAGS, encoded by the coding sequence ATGACTTTCTCACCTACAGTCATTTTTGTAGTCATCTTCTGTGTGCAGTCTCTAGCTGCCATGCTGCAAAATGGCTTCATGGTCGTTGTGCTGGGCAGGGAGTGGGTACGGAGCCAGGCACTCCCTGCAGGTGACATGATTGTGGCCTGGCTAGCTGCCTTCAGGGTCTGTCTGCATGGACTAGCGATCCTAAACAACTTCCTGAACTTCATGTTCAGCAGCAAAAATTACTATTTTGGGACCCTCTGGGACTTCACCAACACCACCACTTGCTGGCTTACCACCTGGCTTGCTGTCTTCTACTGTGTGAAGATCTCTGCTTTCTCCCACCCCATCTTCTTCTGGATGAAATGGAGAATTTCTCGGTCAGTGCCCAGGTTGCTGCTGGGATCCTTGATCCTTGGCGGCCTGTCAGCCATCTCCACAATCACTAGAAGGACAATTGCCTTTCAGATGACAGTCCGTGAAAACTGCACATTCAATTATAGAGTAAGAATGTTCTATCAGTATTATTATCGCTATCATGCAATGCTGATGAGCGGCACTCcgttcttcctgtttctgctgtcCATCATCTTGCTCATGCTCTCACTCTACTGGCATTTGAAACAGATGAGGCACCACAGATCCAGACCTCATGATCACAGCACACAGGCTCACACCACGGCTCTGAAGTCCCTTGccttcttcctcattttctatACGTCCTATGTCCTGCTCCTGTCGATTTCTACCACCCAAGTCATAACTATCTACAGTTCCTGGCGCTGGGCCTGGGAAGTGATCACCTACACAGGCATCTCCCTGCATTCCACCATTCTGATGCTCAGCAGCCCCAAGATGAGAAGGGCCCTCAAGATGAAGTTCTCCAGCCTTTGTGTTGCTGGCTCGTAA